A genomic region of Glycine max cultivar Williams 82 chromosome 15, Glycine_max_v4.0, whole genome shotgun sequence contains the following coding sequences:
- the LOC100810640 gene encoding splicing factor 3B subunit 2 produces the protein MAAETIPYQNGVVANSNDSSAAVKKSRESDRRRRRRKQKKSNKASEAPVPNSAEESDDAKENDDSKQLVEQIEIEYVPEKAELVEGMDEEFRKIFEKFTFTDATALEDTDKKDGSEENAATNKKADSDSEEEENDNEQKEKGISNKKKKLQRRMKIAQLKQICSRPDVVEVWDATASDPKLLVFLKSYRNTVPVPRHWCQKRKFLQGKRGIEKPAFQLPDFIAATGIEKIRQAYIEKEDSKKLKQKQRERMQPKMGKMDIDYQVLHDAFFKYQTKPKLTSLGDLYHEGKEFEVKLREMKPGMLSQELKEALGMPEGAPPPWLINMQRYGPPPSYPHLKIPGLNAPIPPGASFGYHPGGWGKPPVDEYGRPLYGDVFGVQQQDQPNYEEEPVDKTKHWGDLEEEEEEEEEEEEEEEEEEMEEEELEAGIQSVDSLSSTPTGVETPDVIDLRKQQRKEPERPLYQVLEEKEEKIAPGTLLGTTHTYVVGTGTQDKSGAKRVDLLRGQKTDKVDVTLQPEELEAMENVLPAKYEEAREEEKLRSQREDFSDMVAENEKKRKRKMQEKEGKSKKRDFKF, from the exons ATGGCCGCTGAAACGATTCCGTACCAGAATGGCGTCGTTGCCAACTCCAACGACTCCTCCGCCGCGGTCAAGAAATCGAGGGAGAGCgaccgccgccgccgccgccggaAGCAGAAGAAGAGCAACAAGGCATCTGAGGCTCCGGTTCCTAACTCCGCTGAAGAGAGTGACGATGCGAAAGAGAACGACGATTCAAAACAG CTTGTTGAACAAATTGAAATTGAGTATGTACCAGAGAAGGCAGAGTTAGTTGAAGGCATGGATGaagaatttagaaaaattttcgAGAAGTTTACTTTCACTGATGCCACTGCTTTGGAG GATACTGACAAGAAGGATGGTTcagaagaaaatgcagctacTAATAAGAAGGCTGATTCTGATTCTGAAGAGGAAGAAAACGATAATGAGCAAAAAGAGAAAGGCATctcaaacaagaagaaaaag cTTCAACGGAGGATGAAAATTGCTCAACTGAAACAAATTTGCTCAAGGCCAGATGTTGTTGAG gtGTGGGATGCTACTGCATCAGACCCAAAGTTGCTGGTGTTCTTAAAGTCTTATAGGAATACTGTACCTGTACCTAGGCATTGGTGCCAGAAGAGAAAATTTTTACAG GGTAAACGAGGTATAGAGAAACCAGCCTTTCAGCTTCCTGATTTCATTGCTGCCACTGGAATTGAGAAAATCAGACAG GCTTATATTGAGAAAGAGGATAGTAAGAAGCTGAAACAAAAGCAAAGGGAGCGCATGCAACCAAAAATGGGGAAAATGGATATAGATTATCAG GTtcttcatgatgcattctttaAATACCAAACAAAGCCTAAATTGACCTCTCTTGGAGACCTGTATCATGAAGGAAAAGAGTTTGAG GTGAAGTTGAGGGAGATGAAACCTGGCATGCTATCACAGGAATTGAAAGAAGCTCTTGGTATGCCTGAAGGTGCTCCTCCTCCTTGGCTTATTAATATGCAG AGATATGGTCCTCCACCATCATATCCTCATCTGAAGATCCCTGGACTGAATGCTCCAATCCCCCCTGGAGCTAGCTTTGGTTATCATCCTGGTGGATGGGGGAAGCCTCCTGTTGATGAA TATGGGCGTCCACTGTATGGAGATGTTTTTGGTGTTCAACAACAAGATCAGCCCAACTATGAG GAAGAGCCAGTTGATAAGACCAAACATTGGGGAGACttggaggaggaagaggaagaggaagaggaggaggaggaggaggaggaggaggaagaaatGGAGGAAGAGGAACTTGAAGCTGGTATTCAGTCTGTTGATAGTCTGTCAAG CACTCCCACTGGAGTGGAAACACCTGATGTTATCGACCTCCGGAAGCAACAGAGGAAGGAGCCTGAGAGGCCTCTTTATCAA GTActtgaagagaaggaagaaaaaattgCCCCTGGAACTTTGCTTGGAACCACACACAC TTATGTGGTTGGCACTGGCACACAGGACAAATCAGGTGCTAAAAGG GTTGATTTGCTTAGAGGTCAGAAGACAGATAAAGTGGATGTCACTTTACAGCCTGAAGAGTTGGAAGCCATGGAAAATGTTTTGCCTGCCAA GTACGAAGAAGCAAGGGAAGAAGAGAAGTTACGTAGCCAGCGAGAAGATTTCAGTGACATGGTTGCAGAG AAcgagaagaagaggaaaagaaagatgCAAGAAAAAGAGGGCAAGTCAAAGAAGAGAGACTTCAAGTTTTAG
- the LOC100809042 gene encoding uncharacterized protein At4g19900-like, protein MFSHFLPYPQPQPPSPTPSSLLPSIHHSSRPPHLPLLQNSTERFSFSSIQRPRRVKKHKRGLRSMRSEPLFPVPLFHSRLKAFFKNSSSSSSCKVRFFMTWISPLKAFGERKLFSIEILFGSHPEACLVIVSKSLDSDAGTQILKLFVSNCFKFMAVAPDFGYIFKNTHAETWFRLKEGNVDPGEVSLGQNLSNLLRLALLYKFGGTYIDLDVVVLKSFSKLRNTIGGHRTLMSKPASGAA, encoded by the coding sequence ATGTTCTCCCACTTTCTCCCATATCCCCAACCACAACCACCCTCTCCAACTCCAAGTTCTCTTCTTCCATCAATTCACCACTCTTCAAGACCCCCCCACTTGCCCCTTCTTCAAAACTCCACTGAAAGGTTTTCCTTTTCCAGTATTCAGAGGCCTAGAAGAGTGAAGAAGCACAAGCGTGGCCTCAGAAGCATGCGTTCGGAACCTCTCTTCCCAGTTCCACTTTTCCATTCCAGACTCAAAGCATTCTTCaaaaattcttcttcttcttcttcttgcaagGTGAGGTTCTTCATGACTTGGATTTCTCCCTTGAAAGCATTTGGTGAGAGGAAGTTATTCTCTATAGAGATCTTGTTCGGGTCTCACCCTGAAGCATGTTTGGTCATAGTGTCAAAGTCCCTTGACTCTGACGCTGGAACTCAGATTCTGAAACTATTTGTGAGCAATTGTTTCAAATTCATGGCTGTTGCTCCAGATTTTGGTTACATATTCAAGAACACACATGCTGAAACATGGTTCCGTTTGAAGGAAGGGAATGTGGATCCTGGTGAAGTCTCTCTGGGGCAAAACCTCTCCAATTTGCTTAGGCTTGCACTCTTGTACAAGTTTGGAGGCACATACATAGACTTAGATGTCGTGGTCTTGAAGAGTTTCTCCAAGCTGAGGAACACCATTGGGGGGCACAGAACTTTGATGTCAAAACCGGCTAGTGGAGCAGCTTGA
- the LOC102666906 gene encoding disease resistance protein PIK6-NP isoform X1, whose translation MAEYFVFDIAESLLGKLASYVYEQASRACDLYEDVQGIIDTLSIVKGVLLDAEEKHGLLEWLRQIQNICFDVEDVLDGYECQSLRKHVVKASCSTKMKRMHGA comes from the exons ATGGCCGAATATTTTGTCTTTGATATTGCCGAATCCCTGCTAGGGAAACTTGCTTCTTATGTATATGAACAAGCTTCACGAGCCTGTGATCTTTATGAGGATGTGCAAGGGATCATAGACACTTTGTCAATTGTGAAAGGTGTGCTGTTGGATGCTGAGGAGAAGCACGGGTTGCTTGAATGGCTCAGGCAGATTCAAAACATATGCTTCGATGTTGAAGATGTGTTGGATGGATATGAGTGCCAAAGTTTGCGAAAGCACGTTGTCAAAGCTTCATGCAGCACCAAGATGAAG AGGATGCATGGAGCTTGA
- the LOC100812244 gene encoding probable polyol transporter 4 isoform X1, with protein MGLVEVQENGNGNGDGISEIPLGTKTKYIKMTSDPVEEDEVLQSRKYETKKYIFACAVFASLNSVLLGYDVGVMSGAIIFIQEDLKISEVQQEVLVGILSIISLLGSLAGGKTSDAIGRKWTIGLAAVIFQTGGAVMALAPSFKVLMIGRLMAGVGIGFGVMIAPVYIAEISPAIARGSLTSFPEIFINFGILLGYISNYAFSRLPSHINWRIMLGVGLIPSLVIAIALFVIPESPRWLVVQNRIEEARAVLLKINESEKEAEEKLQEIQVAAGSANADKYEPKAVWKEILCPTPPVRRMLITGCGIQCFQQITGIDTTVYYSPTIFKNAGITGNSELLAATVAVGFTKTLFILIAIFLIDKLGRKPLLYASTIGMTVCLFSLSLSLAFLSHAKVGIALAILAVCGNVASFSVGLGPICWVLSSEIFPLRLRAQASALGAVGSRVSSGAISMSFLSVSRAITVAGTFFVFGIVSCCAVAFVHYCVPETRGKTLEEIEVLFKDEDDLQESEVEMGDVERLMQKS; from the exons atgGGGTTAGTTGAGGTCCAAGAAAACGGGAACGGTAATGGAGATGGAATCTCTGAGATTCCGTTGGGgaccaaaacaaaatacatcAAGATGACCTCTGATCCAGTTGAGGAAGATGAAGTTTTGCAAAGCAGGAAGTATGAGACCAAGAAATATATCTTTGCATGTGCCGTTTTTGCTTCTCTCAATTCCGTGCTTCTCGGCTATG ATGTGGGTGTTATGAGTGGAGCAATTATATTCATTCAGGAGGATCTGAAGATAAGTGAGGTTCAGCAAGAAGTACTAGTTGGAATTTTGAGCATAATATCACTGTTGGGTAGTTTAGCTGGTGGAAAGACATCTGATGCGATTGGCCGAAAATGGACAATTGGTTTGGCAGCAGTTATCTTCCAAACAGGTGGAGCTGTTATGGCTCTTGCTCCATCCTTCAAAGTGTTGATGATAGGCAGACTCATGGCTGGGGTGGGTATAGGTTTTGGTGTCATGATTGCACCCGTCTATATTGCTGAAATTTCTCCTGCCATTGCTAGGGGATCTCTTACCTCTTTCCCTgagatatttataaattttggaaTCCTTCTCGGCTACATATCAAACTATGCATTTTCGAGGCTTCCATCACATATAAATTGGAGGATAATGCTTGGTGTGGGACTTATCCCTTCACTTGTTATTGCTATTGCACTGTTTGTCATACCTGAATCCCCAAGATGGCTAGTGGTGCAGAATAGGATTGAAGAAGCTAGAGCAGTGTTGTTGAAGATAAATGAGAGCGAGAAGGAGGCTGAAGAAAAGTTGCAAGAAATTCAGGTAGCTGCTGGGTCAGCTAATGCTGACAAATATGAACCGAAAGCTGTCTGGAAAGAAATATTGTGCCCTACTCCTCCTGTTAGAAGAATGCTTATAACTGGTTGTGGAATTCAGTGTTTCCAGCAGATTACAGGCATAGATACAACTGTATATTATAGCCCCACAATTTTTAAGAATGCTGGGATCACTGGTAACTCTGAGCTTCTTGCAGCAACAGTTGCTGTTGGGTTCACCAAAACTCTGTTCATCTTGATAGCCATATTTCTTATTGACAAATTGGGGAGAAAGCCTTTGCTTTACGCGAGCACAATTGGGATGACAGTATGTTTATTTAGCCTGAGCTTGTCTCTAGCTTTTCTGAGTCATGCAAAAGTTGGAATCGCATTAGCAATTCTTGCAGTGTGTGGAAATGTAGCTTCATTCTCAGTGGGACTTGGCCCCATATGCTGGGTTTTGTCATCTGAGATATTTCCTTTGAGACTAAGAGCTCAAGCATCAGCCCTTGGAGCAGTGGGAAGTAGGGTCAGTAGTGGTGCAATCTCCATGTCGTTCCTCTCAGTCTCTCGCGCAATCACCGTAGCAGGAACATTCTTTGTTTTTGGCATTGTTTCATGTTGTGCCGTTGCCTTTGTTCATTATTGTGTTCCAGAAACAAGAGGGAAGACTTTGGAGGAAATTGAAGTACTCTTTAAAGACGAGGATGATTTGCAAGAAAGTGAGGTAGAAATGGGAGATGTAGAGCGTCTGATGCAGAAGTCGTGA
- the LOC100804761 gene encoding uncharacterized protein LOC100804761 translates to MLGIFKQKLVNAPKELNSPASLNSCIKPKLSHEILKDFMSCNSSNAFSMCFGNDALLAYSTSYKPSINHRLFSGLDNIYCVFLGGLHNLSMLNKQYGLSKGTNEAMFIIEAYRTLRDRGPYPADQVLKELEGSFAFVIYDNKDGTVFVASGSNGHIELYWGIAGDGSVIISENLELIKASCAKSFAPFPAGCMFHSEHGLMNFEHPTQKMKAMPRIDSEGVMCGANFNVDSQSKIQVMPRVGSEANWATWG, encoded by the exons ATGTTGGGAATTTTCAAGCAGAAGTTGGTTAATGCACCCAAGGAGCTGAACAGTCCAGCTTCTTTGAATTCATGCATTAAGCCTAAGCTAAGTCATGAAATCCTGAAGGATTTCATGTCCTGCAATTCCTCCAATGCTTTCTCAATGTGCTTTGGGAATGATGCTTTGCTAGCCTATTCCACTTCATACAAGCCCTCCATTAATCATAG GTTATTCTCTGGATTGGATAACATATACTGTGTTTTCCTGGGTGGCCTGCACAACCTTAGCATGCTCAACAAGCAGTATGGACTATCAAAGGGAACAAATGAGGCCATGTTTATCATTGAAGCATATCGTACACTTCGCGACAGGGGTCCATACCCTGCTGATCAAGTCCTCAAAGAACTTGAAGGCAGTTTTGCATTTGTGATCTATGACAACAAGGATGGAACAGTTTTTGTTGCATCT GGTTCTAATGGCCATATTGAGCTCTACTGGGGTATTGCAGGTGATGGTTCTGTTATAATTTCTGAAAATCTGGAGCTTATAAAAGCAAGTTGTGCTAAATCATTTGCACCATTTCCAGCTG GGTGTATGTTTCATAGTGAACACGGTCTCATGAACTTTGAGCATCCAACACAGAAGATGAAAGCAATGCCTCGGATTGACAGCGAGGGGGTTATGTGCGGGGCCAACTTCAATGTTGACTCTCAGTCAAAGATCCAGGTGATGCCACGTGTTGGAAGTGAAGCTAATTGGGCAACTTGGGGCTAA
- the LOC100806358 gene encoding dof zinc finger protein DOF3.4: MGLSSKQVSNRGLDWNQTLLQAQNLELPNPPPMRKQQQTQPSEPLKCPRCDSINTKFCYYNNYNKSQPRHYCRACKRHWTKGGTLRNVPVGGGRKNKRVKKSTTPAIATTSISTSTSNANMDGELNNPITIPSLAVDDHKTTPSSLYQYVCLPQQNLMSTKDSEEGKDFGIGNGIFLSSTVPFPQSQSLLFPFTTSNSFDPNLCAISSSFRSSSVYNYGEEFKIMEEPTLNSIMPNTSGSTNTQPWEIAATSSGMEMSNYWTWEDIDSFVSTDPNVPWDDSDIKP, from the coding sequence ATGGGTTTGAGTTCTAAGCAGGTTTCTAATAGAGGACTTGATTGGAACCAAACCTTGTTGCAGGCTCAAAACTTGGAACTCCCAAATCCTCCTCCTATGAGGAAACAACAACAAACTCAGCCATCAGAGCCTTTGAAGTGTCCAAGATGTGATTCTATTAACACCAAATTTTGTTACTACAACAACTACAACAAGTCTCAACCTCGACATTACTGCAGAGCTTGCAAGAGGCATTGGACTAAAGGTGGAACTCTACGCAATGTTCCTGTTGGTGGTGGAAGGAAGAATAAGCGAGTCAAGAAATCAACCACTCCAGCGATAGCCACCACTTCTATTAGTACCAGCACCTCAAATGCCAACATGGATGGTGAGTTGAATAACCCCATCACCATTCCTTCTCTAGCAGTGGATGATCACAAAACCACACCTTCCTCTCTCTATCAATATGTGTGCCTGCCCCAACAGAATCTGATGAGTACCAAAGACTCAGAAGAAGGCAAAGACTTTGGTATTGGTAATGGCATCTTCCTGAGTTCAACTGTGCCTTTTCCTCAAAGCCAAAGCCTTCTGTTCCCCTTCACAACATCAAACTCCTTTGACCCAAACCTATGTGCAATATCATCCTCTTTTCGATCCTCCAGTGTGTATAACTATGGTGAAGAGTTTAAAATAATGGAGGAGCCAACCCTCAACAGCATAATGCCCAACACTAGTGGAAGCACCAACACACAACCATGGGAGATAGCTGCAACAAGTTCTGGCATGGAAATGTCAAATTATTGGACTTGGGAGGACATTGATTCGTTTGTGTCAACTGATCCAAATGTTCCTTGGGATGATTCTGATATCAAACCCtga
- the LOC100499826 gene encoding NADH dehydrogenase [ubiquinone] iron-sulfur protein 8-B, mitochondrial-like, protein MAAILARKSLLALRARQLAVSGQGLHSSQNYGLRLSAHSYSTKREDEEREQLAKEISKDWSSVFERSINTLFLTEMVRGLMLTLKYFFETKVTINYPFEKGPLSPRFRGEHALRRYPTGEERCIACKLCEAICPAQAITIEAEEREDGSRRTTRYDIDMTKCIYCGFCQEACPVDAIVEGPNFEFATETHEELLYDKEKLLENGDRWETEIAENLRSESLYR, encoded by the exons ATGGCTGCTATCTTAGCTCGGAAATCACTCCTTGCTCTTCGTGCGCGCCAATTG GCTGTAAGCGGTCAAGGGCTGCACAGCTCCCAAAACTATGGCCTTCGATTAAGTGCACACTCCTACTCTACCAAAAGAG AGGATGAAGAAAGGGAGCAACTCGCAAAGGAAATTTCAAAGGATTGGAGTTCTG TTTTTGAACGTAGCATCAACACTCTCTTTCTCACTGAAATGGTTCGAGGTCTAATGCTGACTCTGAAATACTTCTTTGAAACAAAAGTTACA ATCAATTATCCATTTGAGAAAGGCCCTTTGAGCCCCCGTTTCCGGGGTGAACATGCACTCCGACGATATCCAACAGGAGAGGAACGCTGCATTGCTTGCAAACTTTGTGAAGCT atATGTCCTGCACAAGCAATCACAATTGAGGCTGAGGAGCGAGAAGATGGAAGCCGCAGGACAACTCG GTATGATATTGACATGACCAAGTGCATTTATTGTGGATTTTGTCAAGAGGCATGCCCTGTTGATGCGATTGTTGAAGGGCCAAACTTTGAATTTGCTACAGAGACTCATGAG GAGCTTTTATATGACAAGGAGAAGCTGCTTGAAAATGGGGACCGATGGGAGACTGAAATTGCAGAGAACCTGAGATCTGAAAGCCTTTACCGCTGA
- the LOC102666906 gene encoding disease resistance protein PIK6-NP isoform X2, with amino-acid sequence MAEYFVFDIAESLLGKLASYVYEQASRACDLYEDVQGIIDTLSIVKGVLLDAEEKHGLLEWLRQIQNICFDVEDVLDGYECQSLRKHVVKASCSTKMKV; translated from the exons ATGGCCGAATATTTTGTCTTTGATATTGCCGAATCCCTGCTAGGGAAACTTGCTTCTTATGTATATGAACAAGCTTCACGAGCCTGTGATCTTTATGAGGATGTGCAAGGGATCATAGACACTTTGTCAATTGTGAAAGGTGTGCTGTTGGATGCTGAGGAGAAGCACGGGTTGCTTGAATGGCTCAGGCAGATTCAAAACATATGCTTCGATGTTGAAGATGTGTTGGATGGATATGAGTGCCAAAGTTTGCGAAAGCACGTTGTCAAAGCTTCATGCAGCACCAAGATGAAG GTGTGA
- the LOC100812244 gene encoding probable polyol transporter 4 isoform X2, whose amino-acid sequence MKFCKAGSMRPRNISLHVPFLLLSIPCFSAMVDVGVMSGAIIFIQEDLKISEVQQEVLVGILSIISLLGSLAGGKTSDAIGRKWTIGLAAVIFQTGGAVMALAPSFKVLMIGRLMAGVGIGFGVMIAPVYIAEISPAIARGSLTSFPEIFINFGILLGYISNYAFSRLPSHINWRIMLGVGLIPSLVIAIALFVIPESPRWLVVQNRIEEARAVLLKINESEKEAEEKLQEIQVAAGSANADKYEPKAVWKEILCPTPPVRRMLITGCGIQCFQQITGIDTTVYYSPTIFKNAGITGNSELLAATVAVGFTKTLFILIAIFLIDKLGRKPLLYASTIGMTVCLFSLSLSLAFLSHAKVGIALAILAVCGNVASFSVGLGPICWVLSSEIFPLRLRAQASALGAVGSRVSSGAISMSFLSVSRAITVAGTFFVFGIVSCCAVAFVHYCVPETRGKTLEEIEVLFKDEDDLQESEVEMGDVERLMQKS is encoded by the exons ATGAAGTTTTGCAAAGCAGGAAGTATGAGACCAAGAAATATATCTTTGCATGTGCCGTTTTTGCTTCTCTCAATTCCGTGCTTCTCGGCTATGGTAG ATGTGGGTGTTATGAGTGGAGCAATTATATTCATTCAGGAGGATCTGAAGATAAGTGAGGTTCAGCAAGAAGTACTAGTTGGAATTTTGAGCATAATATCACTGTTGGGTAGTTTAGCTGGTGGAAAGACATCTGATGCGATTGGCCGAAAATGGACAATTGGTTTGGCAGCAGTTATCTTCCAAACAGGTGGAGCTGTTATGGCTCTTGCTCCATCCTTCAAAGTGTTGATGATAGGCAGACTCATGGCTGGGGTGGGTATAGGTTTTGGTGTCATGATTGCACCCGTCTATATTGCTGAAATTTCTCCTGCCATTGCTAGGGGATCTCTTACCTCTTTCCCTgagatatttataaattttggaaTCCTTCTCGGCTACATATCAAACTATGCATTTTCGAGGCTTCCATCACATATAAATTGGAGGATAATGCTTGGTGTGGGACTTATCCCTTCACTTGTTATTGCTATTGCACTGTTTGTCATACCTGAATCCCCAAGATGGCTAGTGGTGCAGAATAGGATTGAAGAAGCTAGAGCAGTGTTGTTGAAGATAAATGAGAGCGAGAAGGAGGCTGAAGAAAAGTTGCAAGAAATTCAGGTAGCTGCTGGGTCAGCTAATGCTGACAAATATGAACCGAAAGCTGTCTGGAAAGAAATATTGTGCCCTACTCCTCCTGTTAGAAGAATGCTTATAACTGGTTGTGGAATTCAGTGTTTCCAGCAGATTACAGGCATAGATACAACTGTATATTATAGCCCCACAATTTTTAAGAATGCTGGGATCACTGGTAACTCTGAGCTTCTTGCAGCAACAGTTGCTGTTGGGTTCACCAAAACTCTGTTCATCTTGATAGCCATATTTCTTATTGACAAATTGGGGAGAAAGCCTTTGCTTTACGCGAGCACAATTGGGATGACAGTATGTTTATTTAGCCTGAGCTTGTCTCTAGCTTTTCTGAGTCATGCAAAAGTTGGAATCGCATTAGCAATTCTTGCAGTGTGTGGAAATGTAGCTTCATTCTCAGTGGGACTTGGCCCCATATGCTGGGTTTTGTCATCTGAGATATTTCCTTTGAGACTAAGAGCTCAAGCATCAGCCCTTGGAGCAGTGGGAAGTAGGGTCAGTAGTGGTGCAATCTCCATGTCGTTCCTCTCAGTCTCTCGCGCAATCACCGTAGCAGGAACATTCTTTGTTTTTGGCATTGTTTCATGTTGTGCCGTTGCCTTTGTTCATTATTGTGTTCCAGAAACAAGAGGGAAGACTTTGGAGGAAATTGAAGTACTCTTTAAAGACGAGGATGATTTGCAAGAAAGTGAGGTAGAAATGGGAGATGTAGAGCGTCTGATGCAGAAGTCGTGA